tttatgaaaaatttaaagGAAGCTGATGTTAGTTAATGAAACTCTTCCGAGACTTTTTGGAGTGGTCCAAAGCTAATTATGGAGTGCATGACTACTCTCTTAGATTAGCCAACCATCTCTAGAAGCTtgaggggggagggggtggTCTGCCACCACCATAACTAGCTTGAAGATTGTCGACCACCCTCGAAAACCTTTTTATTTACGGTGCCCAACCATCTGCAAAAGATTTTTGGAATTGATCGAATCACATCTAAAGGCTTTTGGAACCCACACAAAGGTTTTTTTGGGTAGTCAACTACTCTAAAAAAATCTTGAAGGTGATTAActatccaaagaaaaaaaaaaattatacttaccCCCTTAAACTACATGCAATTTGCAATGTCTCCCAAACTTCCAAAAGTTACAATATACCCTACCAATCTAACAAGTCTTTTCAGTTAGCCCTTCGTTAGGATTTTGTATTAAATCCtattaaatgaaacaaaaatacccctttgtaaaaatcaagaaaaaaaaaaaaaacccacagcATGAAGGAAGTTTTTTATGGAGTACACCTAAAAATTTTATGGTGCTAAATGAAGGAGCTTGGTTGATTCTTAAAATACATTACAAGTTTACAACTTTTAGAAGTTTAGGAAGACATTACAAATTCAGTAATAATTTGAATGGATAattgtggtttaaaaaaataaaaaatttaggggcAAGTCAACCTCCCTTGTAAGTCCTGAGGAGTGGTTGACGGAATAGAATTCttattatttcaaatgaaaggtCATGATTTAAAATTGATCTATCTAATGGTGCATATAAAGTTAATATtagcacgtcttttaaaaaatataaaattatgtacaTCATTAAatgcacaaactttaaatctttaccatgaaataaaaaaatccttGTCCGTGGACCTAAAAATCATTCTGGAAATTTCTAATTTCTGCTCAAAATGGATGACATGGCATAATCTTGgccattcatttaaaatgaacggTGACAATATTAGTACTTACTGGAATCTTAACGGGCATTGCATAATGCATTGCCTGAAGCAAAAGCTATTTCTCATTTTCGTCACCAAACACATCTTCCACCTGCGTAGGCACTAGGCAGTAGGCACTCTTGGACACAAACTGTAGACACAGAAAATAAAGACGGAAACAGCTTTTAAGTAATTTGTCGTGGCCTCTTCAACAACATCCCACCTAACTGTTAATTTTCAATACAAGCAAAACTGACACAACAACAAAGACTAAAGCACCAGAAAAATTTGGACAACAAGCTGAAGGAACGAATAAAAGAATAGAACAAGTTTCTCTGTTATTTTGTCGTATGATCACTATTGATAAATACAATGTAAAACGCCGATATTtcagaagaaaatgaaatgggGGTTAATTCATGCCAAACATGTCATCCTCCAATCAATCTGACACAAGCGTGTAACAATAAGGGGGTGGGTTTTTACATGATAAAGAAAAGGCATCGGTCGTCAAGAGCTTCTTCCATTGAAACCTTGActgtttttctttatctttcccAGCTCCATTTCTCGGGTGTTCTGGCCTTCACTGCTTGAGCCAGAAGGGTACAAACCATACTCACTGGTTGGTCCACTATACTCGCTACTGGCACCGTATTCCTGGCTTCCCAATGCCACCTTCCTGAATTTTTTCATGTCCTCCTTGTACTGGCTGGTGTCATAGTCCGAGCTTCCATGAGAACTGTATACGTTGCTGTGTCCAGGTCTGATTCCTTCACTAAGATCAGCCAGAGACGCATCTCCTTCCAAAGCACGAACAATCTGCATGGTTTCAAGTAATAGTTACTTGTTAGAAGCCTTCTAGCAAATAGCACATACAAATATGAAATTCGACGATCTTGCTGATGACTGCAAGACTCCTAGCACGGCTTTCTCTTAGTAGCAACAGAAAAACTGTTGCATGGAGTGGAATTGGATGGTCTAATCATCTGATTTTACTGTTCTTTTGAGCCATACAGACCCACCAGCCAACCATATACATGGAATATAAGTCATAAAGTGCTCATAAACATCAGACCAAGCTTTCTAGTGCGCCTATCCCAAGTATAAAGACCATCTGATAGACTTGGTCCAGCAAGCAAATAAACAGGGCAATCAAAAATTAAAGTTTAGACTCTACCTGGCTCATTCGTGGTCGACGCCGTGCGGAATGACGCACACAGGCAGCAGCACAAGCAACCATGCAAGCCATCTCATTGGGTTCATAATCATTTTGCAGCTTTGCATCAACCAGAGCATCAAAGTTTCTATCTTCCAAAGCTCTCGTAAGCAAAGGCCTTGCCTGTAATGCCAACAGAATTTAGTTTTTCTATGTGCTAAAGAAAAACTGGAAGATAATAAACTGTGTCCTTAGCATGCACATGTATGTTCATGTGCACGCCTGTAGCAAGTGAGTTTAATAATGAACTCACCCAGTCTACCAAACTATCTTCCATGAAGGTATGGGTTGTGTCAACAGGTCGGCGTCCAGTGATCAACTCCAAAAGCATAACCCCATAGGAGAAAACATCTGATTTGTCTGTGAGTTTCCCACTTGAAGCATATTCTGGAGCCAGATACCTGACACAAGAGAGTATGTGAGAACTTGAAGAATATATCCTGACTTTGGCATATAAAGAACATCAATCCAGACTAGTTAAAcctaagaaaaaaactaaacaaagatAATAAATCTGGCAATGTGCATAAGAGTTGACTATCATGACGTTTTTGAGATCCACAGATTTGACAAGAGAGGATCAAGCACAGTTGACATTAACATAAACCAATGCAGCAGGAATTCACTCGGAAATTCCAGTTATCAACATAAATTGCACACAAAAACAGTATAAACCAGAGCAGGGTGCATTGATTAGTCTATGAAGATGTTacaataaacaattttttttggaaaagcaGGAATTAGGAGAATCCGAGTCATACTAGGtctccataaaaaaatatatcaactGTCAAAACCATAGATGTAAGCAACGAGAAAATGAAAGGAGTTGGTCTTTACCCGAACGTTCCCATCACCCTGGTGGAGACATGAGTATTGGTATCAGAAGCAATCTTTGCAAGTCCGAAATCTGCAACCTGAGCAAAAGAATTTGACTTTGTTATCTCAGTTATAACTATAATAACTAAGCAATCACATCTCATGAGGAAAATGACAGAAGTATTCCATTGTCAAGGTAGAGCAAAAGCTAATtcaaataaacaaaatcaacaGGAATTTACTCAGGCAGACCATAGCCAGCCTTTCAGTCATATAAGGCAGAACTACCGTTTATGACAATTCAAAAGGTAACAGATTTCAAGAAATCAATATTGCAATTGATACCTTTGCCTCAAACTTGAAATCTGTAAGTATATTGGATGCTTTGATATCTCGATGAATGATCTTGGGATGACctacatataaatataattaaaatgtgAATTGAAGTATAAATACAAAGTCAGTAACTCAAATAGATCAGTAATGAGAGAGAGCTCACAATCCTCATGAAGATATGCCAATCCTTTTGCAGATCCTAAAGCAATTTTAAGTCTTGTGGGCCAATCCATAGTTGGTCGCCCCTTCCCTGCAATAAGAATTCTTATCAGGACCAGAGCTCCAGCAAAACAATGAATCTTAGTTTAGTGCCAGGCTTCATTGATACACTACAGATTGAAATAGTGTTTCCAAAAGATTCAACATTGCAACGCAAAACCGGCAATAATCAGCAATCAAACTTTTATAGTAGCAAAAAGAGTAACAATTAATTGAGCCAGAAGCAAGTAAAACAGAAaagaccaaaaaataaatacataaataaataattttttttaaagtggaTAGCATCCTTCGGGTGCTTCACAACACAGCTTTACAcgttaattaggaaaaaaaaaatcagaataattTCTAGAGCTGAAGGAGCTAACTTACCATGTAAGTGGAACTCTAAGGTATTGTTTGGAACAAACTCATAAACAAGCAGCCTCTGAGACCCAGTGATACAGTACCCAACCAATGAAACAAGATGTTTGTGATGTACTCGACTAATAATCTCAACCTCTGCCTGAAACTCACGCTCCCCCTGCCCACTTCCAGCTTTCAACTGCTTGATAGCTACTTCCTTCCCATTCGGAAGGACTCCTCTATGCACATACCCAAATCCACCTTGTCCAAGAAGGTTGGCATCCGAGAATCCATCTGTTGCCATAGCTAATTCGTCATATGAAAAACTACTCTTTGATGAGAAACCTAAGGCTACTCCTGGATGAGGTGGTGGCAGTGGATTTTCTGACCCTGAATAATTGGACCCAGAGCCTCCACTGCTGCTCAGGAAAGGCGGTGGTGGTGGGGGCTGCAGTGTTGTAGGAGCATTTGCCGGTGAGTACGGTGGTCGTGATGCAACTGCTGGTGGAGGAGAGGGTTTCTGCAACACTCCGCCAACATGATTCGCAGGTGGGGGAGCATTGTGTTGCCAATGCTGCTGTTGTTGTGGACCACCGTAAGGGCCAACTGGCAATTCCATCAAACACAAGAAATGAGCTAATTATAGTTTTATGCTTTCCATTTCAGTCAAATGCTAATCAAAATTAAGGTTAATAGTTTCGTTTTCCATGACTCAAGAAATGGCACGAGAAAACTGTAGTGGCAGAAAAGCATTGATCAAAATCATTTTGCTAAACAACGAAAGGCGAAACAGAAATCATGTATCAACTAAGCCCCCTAGGGAACATTGATTAAAAGCTTATATATCGGAAGAGCATGAGAAAAAAAACTTGGAAAATCATAGCTGGAGCATGATccaccaaaacaataaaagtaCCAATAAAATTATGCCCATTGATGCAAATAATACAAACATACCCCTTAAAAAACCCAGTAACTCATCCCATTCCATAGATCTTCTTCCAAACCCACACGAATATCAAATGCGTGTGTTCTCAACAATCCCAAAAACGAAAATTTTGAGCTCACGAAAATGTTAAATCTATGACCACCTCGGAGAGGGAAAACATAACACATTAATTCCTCGtactttttaacaaaaacattTTCGAGGCCTGTGACCCAGATGCCAGATCCATTCTTTAGCATAGCCaccaaaactaaaacaaaaataaacaaaagccAATACAACATGCCCGAACCAAACATGAAGTGAAAACCCCCTATAAATTCGAATCACAGaggaaaacccaaaaacacaaGTCCAAACTAATTATTTATAAACAACCCTTTTCTGATGACCCAAAAGAAATCGCAAATGAGAACCCACACATGCGCATAAACTTGGAATTGATAGAATTCAGTGACACTCCACAAggtcaaaaatgaaaaagctcATACCTTTGGGCCCAGGAGCCGGAGGTGGAGGAATATAGTATTCCTCGTCATCTCGGCGCCGCCTCTTCTTCTTGGTGCAACACACGCACAGTATACTCAGCACCACCAGAATCAACACCCCACCGACCGCTATCCCAACCACAACCCCAGTCGATATCGTACTCGACGACGACGACTGACTCGGCGGTGGAGTGCTCGGAGTGCTCGGGGTGTTGCCAGAACTCGGCGGAGGAGGCGTACTCCGGGTCGTCGGTGTAGGAGGAGGAGGCGTCGTTGGGTTCGACGGCGATAAAGGAGGCGGCGGAGATGCTTTTGGCGTCGGGTTGGAGGGGGTGGAAGGCGTGGACGGTGGTGGCGATGAGGGAGTGGCAGGTGGTGGCGCAGACGGAGTGGACGGTGGTGGTGCTGAGGGAGTGGCTGGTGGAGGAGAAGATGGAGTCGCTGGAGGCGGCGCTGAGGGAGTGGCTGGCGGCGGCGCTGAGGGCGTAGCTGGTGGCGGCGCCGAGGGAGTAGCCGGCGAAGAGGGGCTGGGAGATTGAGACATGGCTAAACAGAAAACGAGTCTTCCTCTcccggaagagagagagagagagagagagagagagagtaacaaCTAATATAAAGGAAGATGAAGGAATTTTTGTTGCAGTTCTTATCACATGGGGGCTGTGTCTGAACGCACAACTTTTTTGAGTTTAGTTTGGGTTTGAGAACTAAACACTGTGTGGTGGGTGGGGCCGAACACGACTGGCCCGCGCATTTCTCCGCTCATTACTCGCTTCGGGAATCATCAATTAATTGCGCTTTGCTTTTCGTTCTTCCCTTTCGTTGGGTGAGCGAATGGGGACGGTCGGGTCTTTCGTTTGGCTGTCTTTTCTTGGACTTACTATACAAATATTctgaccaacaaaaaaaaaccttgtaCAAATAtctactttatattttttttttttttactcaaataaaTTGATGGGAGAATTCAATGCTCTGATTGGTTCTTCTTTTCGTAATGCGTTTTGGTTACACGATTTTCGGAACTTTATTCTTATGATTCTTATCCTAAGATTtatctcatatctcacatgtGATCCTAAAAGAGACTCTCTAATATACATTGTTTTATTTCAGAATTATTTATGTGAAATTGACATTAAGTCCTATGAAGTATAACGTTGGAAATCCTTATGTAGTACTTGTGACATGTTtggtttgtatttttattttgtctttttttttttttttttttttttttgatattctcaaaacaaacacattaataaataattcaaaacacaattaaaaCTTATCTGCCTATGAAGTTGCTGATTTCTGGGTTTTGGTGGTCTTtttctgtgaattttttttgttgggtgtTGTTGTATTGTTTACAACTTACCTCGAACCGTTTGAGCTTTAGACTCTGTCTGTGTTGGAGATTCTGTTTTCGTTGTTCTTTCTCTTCTTAGTTTTTTCGGTTTCCTTGGAAGCTAGGCTAGATTTAAATATTTAGGGGTTCTCTAACTCCCGATGGTTTTATCCATCTTAGTGGCCCGTAACTTTTATAGGCTgcattcttaattgattttcaccttcttgaattttcttttgggttCTGAGGTGGTTGTAGTCTTTCTTGATTAGCTTATTGAGTTGttagtttgtttttgtttttgtttttctagtatTTTTTTCATGTAATGTTTATGTATTTTGTTTCAACCatactcaaaaagaaaaaaaataaaaaataaaaaacgtgGGAATCCTAAGTAGCATTTatgacatgtttttttatttaaaaaaaaaattacgttaataaacaactcaaagcataaaaataattttcactttaATGACAAATTAAAACActcttcaaataaaaaaacaagtggGAGTAATCATGATAACCAAATTGGAAAGAATAATCATGCCACACACCccttaggccatctccagcagaagcttcattttaaccaaaaagtcaaatttgactatttttagcactttttcttcatccaacAGAATagccattataattttttccttaacttcatcaacagtgaatagccactactggctattcactgttcatcagttattatattttatattatatttttttctttctctcaccATCTCCTCACttcagcctctctctctctctctcgctcactTCTCCTCTGCAATCCCGCATGTCCCCCCACTTCCCCGCTTATTAGGGTTCGacgaagaaggaaggagaagaatcGGAGAGAAGGAGATCTGAGAAAGGTGGGTCGACCGAGGAGAGGCGCCGATTTTTTCTGGCAAGCAGAGGGGCCGATTGTCGGCGAGCAGAGGCGCTGATTTCCATCGAGCAGAGGCGCCGATTTCCGTCGAGCAGAGGAGCCGATTTTCGACGAGCAGAGGCACCGATTTCCGTCGAGCAGAGGCGCCGATTTTCGACGAGCAGAGGCACCGATTTCCGTCGAGCAGAGGCGCCGATTTCCGTCGAGCAGAGGCGCCGATTGCGGGTCGCGGGTCATCGTCCAACGGTTGAAGGGTGATTTCCGGCGAAAGGAGATTTTCTGTGGATTCTTCCTTAGTTGGCCGATTTGGTGTGTTCTTTGTAGTGGGTGTGGAATTTCGGTTGTGTGTGTTGGTTGTGCTGTGAACTTCCggcagtgtgtgtgtgtgtgtgaatttcggttgtgtttgttgttgttttggccGGAAGTTAATTGGGTGTGGAATTCTAGTGAACCCACCGGCGAGGAGGAGTGACCGGAGAGTGTTTTGGCCGGAAGTTGATTGGGTGTGAAATTATTTCTGGTGAACCCACCGGTGAGGACTGAGGAGGAGtgatccgagagagagagagagagggagggaggagggagagaaagaaaataaaacaataaaaaaatattaaaaaaatattatttaaagaaaatgaagtgtggaatagagattattgttggagtgattttaagaaaaccagtggttaaagtagagattgagGCTTTTTGAATAGCTATTTTAACCAtaactgctggagatggccttacAGCTAGTTcctattcaaacataatttcgaATCTCATCTACTTAACGAATTGCCCGACAACCTTCCTAGCTAGTTTTATTATGTGGGGAGCCCATTCTTGTATGTTCAAAGATAGAAATGGGACATTGCTAGGAATGGGATTTGGTGCTGAATTAAGATGAAAAGGACAACCACTTCCGATGATCAGCTGAAAACGAAGTTTTTGAGTACCAGACCCATTTCTGAGCCGATTGAGATGTTGTGCACCATATTCAACCATCCTCCCAACAAATCCAAACTAACAGCTAATAAATCTAGGTTTCTTCTACGTGGAAATTAAATGGGCCTATCACACTCCACATcataggattttatttttattttattttattttttaaacgaaaaatttaagtatttcattgattaaaGATTACGAGCATAAAGTTTttacatcacaaagtataaaaCTCTATAAAATCATAACCAAATATACCAAATCATAGTCATAGacacaaacaaaattcttacaataaagtgttatctatgacttttattttctgtcaaccatgtacaaaaataattaaagaacaaATTTATTCTGAATAGACAAAATTTAAGACAGATAAACGTAGTCAAATATTCTTATGATTAATTTAAATGGGAAGAACAAGgtggaaataaaacaaaagaaaaaaaaaatctaacaaaaggaaaagttaaaaagagaacaataaaaaataaataaataaaaagccaaCTGTCTCAGTTTAGCTTTGAAAATGTGCAAGAAGGACGGAAAATTTCATCAATGGGAGACAGCTGTCAAACTACTTATTAAATATTAtcataaataattaaagaaaatgcgTTCTTGTATGTGCTTGGTTAATTATAAATTAGTCAAAGATTAGGTaactatattttaaaatttaattatttttaagccTTTTTATGTTGCAGTGGCTGTTACTCTAAGTAAAGGGAAACCAGCTGGATACCAACGGTTAACCACACAGAATGACGTGAACGTGTTATCTAAATAAATACCGAGACTCAAGTTGTACtactaaaacacaaaaaattgaaatatattaacGCTAACGAGTATCcagttaataatatatataataacttgaGCTTGGTGTGTTTGTttcgtataaaaagttgaataaagttgaataatattcaactttttttcaaaaataaatcatattttatttaactttttcaaattttttcaaattttatctcacaaagtcaaacctcgtaattcgcaCAGTATATTCGAATAGTATTcgtattcaacacccaaacggaccataaaTAACGTTCGAGAACTAAGTAGTTTTAACAACCGCATCTGGCACCGACTCCATGTCCGTTACTAATTTGATTTGATGCTCTCAGCCACCGATCACCTATGGGATAGAGTAGACATTAGATTCAAAAGCATAGTGGTATGTTACGACTTACTATTCCAGGTGTTTCACATTGTTAAAGTGCAATATTAATCGtgtatatataagtttttggactttttttctttacaagtcGGTTTTTACTGGCAAATTTCATATGAGGTTTGTATAATTTATTGATAAGGGTCtaaccatttacccaaaaaTGTTAAGACCGTTGAATACTGATTTGATTAAATCCTTAACCCTTGAAATCATAATaatatccttataaaaaaaTCCGCTAGATATAAGTGTGATTAATCAAGAACTTAATAAGATAATTGATAATGATTACAAGGCTAGCAATATATTCTATATAGAAGATAATATTATGCAGAGCAGAAGGTTCTAATTGATTTCTTACGTAAGACCAAACGTGAGCTAATTTAACGTtatcaattttcaaaaaaaaaaaaaaaaaaattaacgttaTCAAATCTTATATATTTTAATCTCAGTTATTCGGTATTGCCGGAGAATActaataattattgtaaaaacacCCATACACCACACCGACCATCAGGTAATCTAAATTCCAAGACcacattattatattttgttttcattttatgttttttttttttaatttacgaTATAGCtgtaattttatataaaaatattattttccatTATTTCAGCATATTCTGTTGATGTTGCATGCTCCATCCACCGTTATAACAAGATAACTCATCAAATATGGTACATTAAAGTTGCGATTAGTTGTAACGTGGATCTACATTTAATCTAACAATTTCAAACCGTTCATTGCAACGATTATTAATTTAGAGATTTGCCCCAAAAAAgttttatatactttttatatcatgaGAAGTTGGTTGATCACACCGAGCTCTAGAACAGCAATGCCTGcaagataagaaaaagaaatgttaaaaTGATCCATCGTTTTTCAAGTGGGAGTCATTTCAATGCCTAAATTAGTAAATGACTTTGAGAATGAAAGTAAGCATGTTTGGCAAGAAAATGAACGCACCTATGGATACAACTCCTCTTAATGGAGAGGTTGAAGAAGACTAGAAGAGATTTGGGGCTAACAGAATTCGATTACGTGGCTTCCATTACCTTAATTAGTTCATGCTTTCGTCATTTTTTGTTGTAACAGAATGCCAATAATCCAAGTGGTAAGGGTTAGGATACTGTGGTTGGCTACAACTCCTCTTGATGCCCCTATGCTTGCTTATTCGTGACAAATTCGGTACGACAACTAGAGACGGAATTGCCATTTGGAGTTTGAGggataaaactaaaaataataaaattggtggTATAAAATttaaaggtttttattttttattttttattttttaatgcaaatcacaaaataatttttgagtaatgctaaatctatagtttatttatttattttttataacttaTTGACACGTGTTATTGTGGGACTGAAAGAGCGTCAGccattaaaagaaattaaaataaaagaaaatattttgtgaaTCGGTAATAATTTTCCGCTCATAAAAGAGTTTTGTAGTCTTTctcttatttaaaataaataaatgagctATTTTTGTGATGTTCTCCAGCTCAAAGTAGAGAATTCTT
The Alnus glutinosa chromosome 14, dhAlnGlut1.1, whole genome shotgun sequence genome window above contains:
- the LOC133857020 gene encoding proline-rich receptor-like protein kinase PERK1, whose protein sequence is MSQSPSPSSPATPSAPPPATPSAPPPATPSAPPPATPSSPPPATPSAPPPSTPSAPPPATPSSPPPSTPSTPSNPTPKASPPPPLSPSNPTTPPPPTPTTRSTPPPPSSGNTPSTPSTPPPSQSSSSSTISTGVVVGIAVGGVLILVVLSILCVCCTKKKRRRRDDEEYYIPPPPAPGPKVGPYGGPQQQQHWQHNAPPPANHVGGVLQKPSPPPAVASRPPYSPANAPTTLQPPPPPPFLSSSGGSGSNYSGSENPLPPPHPGVALGFSSKSSFSYDELAMATDGFSDANLLGQGGFGYVHRGVLPNGKEVAIKQLKAGSGQGEREFQAEVEIISRVHHKHLVSLVGYCITGSQRLLVYEFVPNNTLEFHLHGKGRPTMDWPTRLKIALGSAKGLAYLHEDCHPKIIHRDIKASNILTDFKFEAKVADFGLAKIASDTNTHVSTRVMGTFGYLAPEYASSGKLTDKSDVFSYGVMLLELITGRRPVDTTHTFMEDSLVDWARPLLTRALEDRNFDALVDAKLQNDYEPNEMACMVACAAACVRHSARRRPRMSQIVRALEGDASLADLSEGIRPGHSNVYSSHGSSDYDTSQYKEDMKKFRKVALGSQEYGASSEYSGPTSEYGLYPSGSSSEGQNTREMELGKIKKNSQGFNGRSS